DNA from Malus sylvestris chromosome 11, drMalSylv7.2, whole genome shotgun sequence:
TTGCAGGTCGACTTGGTTCGACCAAAATATGCacaagaaaatggaaacaacaaGGTATCtttgaaattattattattattattattgaaagACATTCAAATGAATCTAAACatttttcaaatcattcaatttgaaatcattcggcaaactaAACGGTCAAATGTTTAGATTCAGTTCCTGAAAATTAgaaatgagtgttataagatttgagaaatgtggggtatGTAGAAAATGTGGGGTTTGAGGGTATTATAGGGAAGTATGTGGgagtgtattaagataatttttaattgaaaaagtaaatgtggggtgtattaagtatgtggggttCATTAGATATTATATCTTACAGATTTAGGAATAAAAATTCGGATAATAAGCTAgactttatatttttaaaagaattGACTCGGAATGCAAGAAAAGAAACTACTTCATGGGGCAAAGTCCGTTATTGTCCCTTCACTTAGGACTGTGAATCAGGGCCTAGCTGTTAAGAGAGAGGTGTAGGgtgctaatataataagcctttttAAAACTCCCTTGAATTTATTGGTCCGtgttagttccaatattcaagagGGAAGGATGAACGTTAGACTAATATTTGTGCTCATTGGCAAATGCTCATCAAGTTATATTTCTTGCTGAGTTTTGAATTCTGGTTGTCCACCCAATGGGAATTTGAATAAGCGCAAGCAATTCTCAGTGCAGCAACGCTCTTTTGCCGGCATATACTGGAAACAAAAACTTGCTCAGGCCTCTTAAAACTTTGAGTTGATCTTATGAACTCAATAGCATTCGAGGCGATCTTTAAATTCGGTGGAGGCTCAGATATGTGCATCACACCCGTAACACAGTGGAGGCTCCGATATGTGCATCATGCCAAGTGTTGGCAACACGTTATAACGCTTTGCCTTGCGTATGTGCTCATGTTGCACTGCATTGTAGGGAGGAAAATTGCAGGACAGTGAGTTTTCACTGCGGTCATGTTTTCGTTGTTGTGTGTTTAATTGTACGTTCACAGGCGGACATTCCTTATTTCTTGGTCAGCACCACGTTAGTATTTTGGTTAGAGAGGGTCCGTTTTATTGTTTATACATTACTTGTGCAACCGAAACATGAGTTTTGTTGCATACAGCGAAACTTTTCAAACACGACCGCAATGGAGAACTCATGGTTATGCCTTTTGATGACAGTATTTCAACTACATGGGCATGCTTGCTGTGGAAGGTACATATGATAAGATGAACGCTCTTTTAAGCCAAAACATCCACCCAGTAGACATTTTGTTGTTGATGGCTGCCTCCGAAGGTGACCAGCCGAAAATCGAAGAACTTTTGAGAGCCGGGGCGAGTTACTCTGTCGAAGACTCCGATGGCCGAACAGCCCTTGAGAGGGCTGCGAGTGACGAAATCAAAGACCTTATTCTTGGTTTTTCAGTTCAAAAAGCATGATTTGGATAATATCATTAGCTCCTTTTTCCTTCTTTGGTTTGAGTTTCACAATGTGTAATATTTTCGGTTGGTGATTTACTGCATCAATGGCTAGAGGCTTTGTCAATTTATCCCTTGCtttgatttatttgtttttggccATTGCGGATCCTGCGGCTCCAAGGTATCTATCTACTTTGAACAACGAagggttttttttataatttttttaagggattattaattaaactaaaatatTAGCATATGAGTAAAATTGGATTTTTGACTTACTATTGCGGTCTAATACTATTATATTTCACTTGAAAGTGAGGTTATAGATTACAATCTCGAAAATAGGAAGTTACAACCAATTTATCATCTATCCCTTAGTGCAAATTATACCCATGTACTAAAAAAAGGCTTTGTGACTATGGATTCAGTAATTTTGACACGAGGATAATCAGATAACATGGATGGAGTTATTAACTCAAAGGAGCCACTTGGTATTACAATAtaatagtattcctcttcatttgtaaatgaGAGATCTTAGATTCAATTTtcgcgaatttgaatcacattattactagctatTATAAGACTAAGCTTACCCCCTTTCTTTTAGTGTGAacaatattttttcttttcattgatATGTGAAtctcgtttgttaaaaaaataaaaaaactcaggAGCTCAACAACGATATTATTAGAGAGCTTGATCTGATAGGCTACAATATGCATTTTACTGGCAACCTCACACGTGTTATTCATAGAGTCTCACTTTTGAGAGAGCCACTTACCATTCCTCTAAATTAAAAGAATGCAAGTTCAGGCCTTACAACGTAAGGTTATTGGGGAAAATTACACCTTGCAACAAGTTTGATGCTTCTTTTTAGGCTGGCTTGGTGTGAAATTAGAACTATCCCCGAACAAATTATAAGAGGAAGGGAGGGGTTTACCACACGAAGCCTGCATCGGCGGCATCGTGGTCGTGTGTGCGATGCTCCAACAATAAACAGAAGGTGGGGTTAACCACATAAACCAACTTCTTTCTGAACTAATTACGGGCTTCTTCACCGTATCAAATAAACCACCAAGCTTTCAATTCCAGATCAAGAAAATCATTTGTATAAAGCCTGTTGCATTCCGATCTACAACTTCCCTATGAATTCATTACCACGACTGGCCGTCCTCGAGTAAATCTGACAGATTAATAGCAAAGAAACGATTTAGTAATTGCAGTTATCCCAAACTGGAGAGACAAGTAATTGTCAACCGTCAAAGCATCCCGTAGCATTTagataatcagagcataaacaAGTCCATATTGGGACAATGGGGAAGTAGTCAAACAACCAACACAGTATGTACACCAAAAGAAATCCAGCTGTGTGTTAACGAGCTGATATACTATGGTCTTAAATCACCGTGAAATACTTGCTGAAAAATGACATTTCAGATCAAAATAATCAATTTCTATTTCCAGCAAAATCGCGACCAACTGGTAAGGCAATGGGTTTTGGTTCTGCTATTCAAAATTTTGACCATCATACAACACAAGAATAGACTTCTTAACCCAGAGAGTACCAGACTACCAATAGCACCATTGTAATGGATACACAAAGGCTCATCATACAACTCTTACAGAGTTTGATATTGTACAATGAAGACTATGATGGTATAGGTGCAAGATGATATAATTAAACGAACTCTAACATAAGTGCATGGTAGTGGAATACCCATAAATAAGATTTTAACAGGCAACGCTTATTAAACTAAAGAAATATTCAGCTGaatgaaataataaaattcacAACACTGGAAAGTTCAAACACGGAAATAATGATAAACTCCCAAGTTCATATAAGTACAAGCAGTATCGCATGGGAAACAAAGATATCAAATTTAGTTGACAGGAATTTCAGCTTACAAACACAGTATAAAGGGAATGAAATTATGAATCCAAGTACCTATGAATCAATATCCAAGATCGTTGGGATCACCAgtaaactcggcaatctgctcAAGACCCACATTGAGCAAGGCATGGGTATCGGAATCCTTGACAACACCAGTCTCTCTGTCGGAATCCTTCTCCACAAGACTACCATAGACCCCCTTATGCTTCCCAGATAACACAAGAACCGGTCCGCCACGCCTTGGCAGGGCAGTCTCAAGAAAATCCTGGGACACCCCCTGCACAAGCTCCCTATTCCCATCCATAGATATATCACAGGTGTAGGGTCCAACAACATCCATCACCTCTCCTTTTCTCAAATACAATTTCCCGCCTTTCAAGTCCTTGCTAATAACCCTGACCCGAATGTTCCTCGCAAGCCATGTCGAATAACCCCTCGGCTCCTCTCGTCTCGGCTTACTATCACTACCCACTTTCCTTTTTGTCTCATTCAATCTCCTCAAgcacttctcttcttctttcgaaCCCAATTCCGCAACTTCACCCGCATTCACTTTTACTACCTCTTCATCTTGCCCCTTGCTCTTACTCAACAGCTTCAAAACCAGTTTCCCATTACTCAATTTCTCCAAAATCCTACCTCTCAAACCCACATAGTCTCGACCCGCAACGATCCTAACTTCCTTCCCCACATCCCCTTCTttcctcttctccttctctttcgAATTCTTTCTATCCTTCTCTTTCGAATTCTCTTTCGAATTTGCAAGAAACCCTAACCCGTGCCTATCAGTACTCCGAGTATACTCCACAATTTTCACATCTTCCTTCGCATTCTTCCCAATTCCTCTACCCGGGTACCACCCGTACCCGGTAAGCAACGCCTCGCCGTAACCCTCCACCGGCATCTCTTCGTACTCCTCCAACCCCCTATGATCCGACAACCGCTCCAAATCGTCTTTAAACTTCTGCAGCAGCGTATCCTCCACGCCTCTCGATCTCGGCCGCTCATCGTTCCCCAACCTCTCCCGATTCTCGGATTCCGATTTCTCCCGAAGATTGAGACCGTACGAAATCTTGGCGTCGGGGTCGTCGTTGACCGAGAGCGTCTCGACCTCGAACTGGAGCTCGTGGCCGTTGGGCTCGGTGATGGGGAGCTCCATGTTCTTCATCTTCTTGTGGGGCCGCCATTCGTTGGGGATCGGGGCGATCACGCGGGCTTTAGGATCGGCGGATAGGGGTTTTGAAGCATCGAATTCGCTGACGAAGTGCTTGGAAGCGGCGTCGTTTGCGTTGTTTCCGGTGCCGTTGTCGAAGTTGGCGGTGGCGGAGGAGGGGTTGCGTTTAGGGTTTGACTTAGAGGAGGATttgggagggagagagaaggagagttTCATGGTTTCTCTTGCTAGGCTTGCTAGCTCCTACTGGCTATGTTTATGTTTGCGTGTGTTTTCAGTGTGGCCTTTTATTGGGCTTTATTTTGACCCGAGTCCCATAACTTAACCCACTCAAATTACGATTGGGCCAAATCAGACACCTTTGTTTAATCTTAGTTGTATTCAAGGTTGTAAAATACGCTAAGTGATAGTCGGACGGTAGATTAGGGCCTATCGAGgagatttaaataaatttattatatatcgcataaataagtgtctgcttacaacaacaacaacaacaacaaagccttttcccactaagtggggtcggctatatgaatcctagaacgccattgcgctcggttttgtgtcatgtcctccgttagatccaagtactctaagtcttttcttagagtctcttccaaagttgtcctaggtcttcctctaccccttcggccctgaacctttgtcccgtagtcacatcttcgaaccagagcgtcagtcggccttctttgcacatgttcaaaatcaccagagccgattttctctcatatttcctacaatttcggctactcctactttacctcggatatcctcattcccaatcttatcctttctcgtgtgcccacacatcccacgaagcaccctcatctccgctacacccattttgtgtacgtgttgatgcttcaccacccaacattctgtgccatacaacatcgctagccttattgcagtcctataaaattttcccttgagcttcagtggcctacgacggtcacacaacacgccggatgcactctttccatccagctcgtattctatggttgagatctccatctaattctccgttctcttgcaagatagatcctaggtaacgaaaacgatcgctttttgtgatcttcgctagattgctccggtcattagtgtggataagtatat
Protein-coding regions in this window:
- the LOC126589208 gene encoding protein LHCP TRANSLOCATION DEFECT-like; this translates as MASIPFTSAATHLCFADKSFNSPIEFSTRFLGTRNRLGWVRPVGIGASNGSRAKCWFKFGKNGVGAEDAGIYGSQSRDDYDKDDVEQYFNYMGMLAVEGTYDKMNALLSQNIHPVDILLLMAASEGDQPKIEELLRAGASYSVEDSDGRTALERAASDEIKDLILGFSVQKA
- the LOC126589206 gene encoding protein MOS2-like; its protein translation is MKLSFSLPPKSSSKSNPKRNPSSATANFDNGTGNNANDAASKHFVSEFDASKPLSADPKARVIAPIPNEWRPHKKMKNMELPITEPNGHELQFEVETLSVNDDPDAKISYGLNLREKSESENRERLGNDERPRSRGVEDTLLQKFKDDLERLSDHRGLEEYEEMPVEGYGEALLTGYGWYPGRGIGKNAKEDVKIVEYTRSTDRHGLGFLANSKENSKEKDRKNSKEKEKRKEGDVGKEVRIVAGRDYVGLRGRILEKLSNGKLVLKLLSKSKGQDEEVVKVNAGEVAELGSKEEEKCLRRLNETKRKVGSDSKPRREEPRGYSTWLARNIRVRVISKDLKGGKLYLRKGEVMDVVGPYTCDISMDGNRELVQGVSQDFLETALPRRGGPVLVLSGKHKGVYGSLVEKDSDRETGVVKDSDTHALLNVGLEQIAEFTGDPNDLGY